Proteins found in one Pieris napi chromosome 6, ilPieNapi1.2, whole genome shotgun sequence genomic segment:
- the LOC125050488 gene encoding uncharacterized protein LOC125050488 — translation MNKILFLFLLGFVGSLADSRVLSRRRRYVAFPEGSSFSCAGCMTVGVIGQPAPTSSPGIFTFGLNWGIAYELPNVTETAYAYRAKKRPIAQRRSRRQLYEKLELIMDNMGYNGRECILKTLCETTQRIVPHGNNMIEEIFRTMFSLPMAKVLPTEPLEHAIYDSAHRLGVLLDSCENFKCPLSLVDLAKGYYNAPAPTGDISKSPWSLFSSSFSNFL, via the exons atgaataaaatattgtttctgtttttattgGGATTTGTGGGAAGTTTGGCTGATTCGAGGGTTTTATCGCGTCGACGGCGTTACGTCGCTTTTCCGGAAGGTTCGAGTTTCTCG TGTGCCGGATGTATGACGGTAGGGGTGATAGGACAACCCGCACCAACATCTTCGCCAGGAATATTTACATTTGGTTTGAACTGGGGCATAGCATATGAACTGCCAAATGTTACAGAGACTGCATATGCATACAGAGCCAAGAAAAGGCCCATTGCGCAGCGCAGGAGTCGGAGACAGTTGTATGAAAAGCTTGAGCTTATAATGGATAA TATGGGTTATAATGGAAGGGAGTGTATCTTGAAGACCCTCTGTGAGACTACTCAACGCATCGTGCCCCATGGAAATAATATGATTGAGGAGATATTCAGGACTATGTTTTc GCTTCCAATGGCAAAGGTTTTACCAACAGAGCCTCTCGAACACGCCATTTACGACTCAGCCCATCGCCTTGGAGTACTCTTGGATTCATGTGAAAATTTCAAATGTCCGTTATCTTTAGTTGATTTGGCTAAAGGATATTATAATGCTCCCGCGCCAACGGGTGATATATCAAAAAGTCCTTGGTCACTATTTAGTAGTTCTTTTAGcaatttcttataa